The Candidatus Aegiribacteria sp. DNA segment CTGAGGCAGGCGGATGTGAATCCCGGAGTCCATTCGCCGTCCTTCAAACGGACCACCAAACCGTGAATACCGGTATGAGTCACGCAGGCCACTGCGCAGGCTCGGCAGCCTGTACACCATATGGTTCGCACATCTTCAATGATTTCTGATTCATCTACTCTGCTTTCCGGAATATTCCCGTATTCCTCAGGGGCATCAACAGGTCCGGTGACCCGGCAGGGCAAACACCGGAACGGATATCCGAGCCCCCCTCTTCCCTGCATTCCGGAAGTCAGCAGGTCATTCACATTCAACCCCGGGCCGTTCCAGCCGTGGGCAGCAGATATGACTCCTTTTTTTATGAGCGGAGAAGAAACAACCACCCTTCTGCAGCTTCCCCAGGGTGACTCAAGAAGCACCCAGTCCCCTGAATGAATTTCAGGTGACGGAAGATCGTCCGGATGGATCTCCACCGTCGGAAGGGGTTCGAGTTCCCTCAGGTTAACCACATTCCTGTGCTCTCCATGGAAATAGAGAGGGCTTCTGGCTCCTGTGGTGAGCTTCATAGGATATTCCATTAAAGGATCTGATGTGGGTGGAGGAACATACCAGGGAGCAGGAAGCAATCCAGACTTTTCCATCAGTCCGGGCTGCAGTTCTATTTTTCCTGTGGGTGTATTAAACCTGCCCCTTAAGAGATGCTTACTGTATTCAGTTCCCGGCATGAGCCACCCTTTCCGGCACAGCTCACTCCAGGTGTATCCGGAGGGTTGAAGGATGTGATCAAACCACCCCGTCACCTCAGACCAGGGGAAGTGCTCCTCAGCCACGATCCTGCCGAAGGAAAGAATAACCTCCATATCCGAACGGCTTTCCCCAAGAGGTTCAATTACCCTGTCGAAAGCCGCGAGCTGATACCACCAGTTCCTAATGCCCGACCGTTCCAGACAGGTACATACTGGAAGAAAGATATCCGCCAGTTCATTTGCGGCAGGACTCATGAACAGGTCAACCATAACGGAGAGTCCTGTTCTGCTCAGGAGTTTTCCCACCCGCTTCGGTTCAGCAAAACCGTTTGCGGTAAGCCCCGTTCCCTGATACCATGCGCAATCTATGCTGCGCCCTCTCTCAATCTCATCCAGCAGAACATCCGCAAGTGCATAGGGTACTCCACTGCCGATCATGGGATACTCCGAAACACCGGTTTTCGTTTTCTGAAGATCTCCCGCCAGATCACTGTCCACTCCCCTTCTGC contains these protein-coding regions:
- a CDS encoding molybdopterin-dependent oxidoreductase, which codes for MEIRGDPSNPFNGGSLCPRGAALPETVYHPDRQLHPLIKTRAGWRRASWEEALGMAGDAFLEAREKHGPSSVIFCKGTGRDIGPWLSRLAYGFGSSEYYALGPGSGSACLMPRMSITNAVFGGFMVADCSQYFPQRYNDSRWRLPECILVWGSNPVDTNPDGFLGQWIVQCLKLGSRMVVVDPRETWMARRADVHLSIDPGSDAALAMGFLHVLFKEDMVKTFFTERWVNGADEVWKQVRTFSPERTSAECGVPVEDIFNAAMLYGQSEPAALHWGVSVDMSPSALGTAHALTSLVVLSGNLDIPGGNVIVTDPFGISRRGVDSDLAGDLQKTKTGVSEYPMIGSGVPYALADVLLDEIERGRSIDCAWYQGTGLTANGFAEPKRVGKLLSRTGLSVMVDLFMSPAANELADIFLPVCTCLERSGIRNWWYQLAAFDRVIEPLGESRSDMEVILSFGRIVAEEHFPWSEVTGWFDHILQPSGYTWSELCRKGWLMPGTEYSKHLLRGRFNTPTGKIELQPGLMEKSGLLPAPWYVPPPTSDPLMEYPMKLTTGARSPLYFHGEHRNVVNLRELEPLPTVEIHPDDLPSPEIHSGDWVLLESPWGSCRRVVVSSPLIKKGVISAAHGWNGPGLNVNDLLTSGMQGRGGLGYPFRCLPCRVTGPVDAPEEYGNIPESRVDESEIIEDVRTIWCTGCRACAVACVTHTGIHGLVVRLKDGEWTPGFTSACL